Proteins co-encoded in one Ooceraea biroi isolate clonal line C1 chromosome 9, Obir_v5.4, whole genome shotgun sequence genomic window:
- the LOC105276310 gene encoding uncharacterized protein LOC105276310, which translates to MEFINRHIDRRLKTIRFRIDHGSRTNDGSVDNSRNFIVMPYVKGLSENVKRILNRCNVDFVYSVPKRLNNVIKLGKDVVANNQQMGVVYELSCVEYESVYIGQTKRHLETRVKEHKSNICKKDSCLSVVSKHRLENDHNFDWNNCKVLHRENHRRKREIAEMFFIMRQCNAINLQKDTDDLPPVYDTILGNM; encoded by the coding sequence ATGGAATTCATCAACAGACATATTGATAGAAGACTCAAAACTATTAGGTTTCGTATTGATCATGGTAGCAGGACGAATGACGGATCTGTTGATAATAGTCGTAACTTTATTGTGATGCCTTACGTGAAGGGATTAAGTGAAAATGTTAAGCGAATTTTGAACCGTTGCAACGTGGATTTTGTGTACTCGGTGCCTAAGAGATTGAATAATGTCATTAAACTTGGCAAAGACGTGGTGGCCAATAATCAACAAATGGGCGTTGTGTATGAGTTGAGTTGCGTTGAATACGAATCGGTCTACATTGGTCAGACTAAGAGACACCTTGAAACACGAGTTAAGGAGCATAAATCGAACATTTGTAAAAAAGACAGTTGTTTGTCGGTAGTGAGCAAGCATAGACTTGAAAACGATCACAATTTTGACTGGAATAATTGTAAAGTTTTGCATCGAGAGAATCACAGAAGGAAGCGTGAGATTGcggaaatgttttttattatgcgACAATGTAATGCGATAAATCTGCAGAAAGATACAGATGATTTACCGCCTGTTTATGACACGATTTTGGGAAACATGTAG